From one Mesoplodon densirostris isolate mMesDen1 chromosome 19, mMesDen1 primary haplotype, whole genome shotgun sequence genomic stretch:
- the ERFL gene encoding ETS domain-containing transcription factor ERF-like translates to MDCSCVSDLLFAPPALPALWTPGFAFPDWAYKPESSPGSRQIQLWHFILELLQKEEYQGVIAWQGDYGEFVIKDPDEVARLWGIRKCKPHMNYDKLSRALRYYYNKRILHKTKGKRFTYKFNFSKVVLVNYPLLDVAATTTGSPLLLTPGPFGGAPGPDAPPLTPETLQTLFSAPRLGEPGARAPLFTPETDKLRLDSPFQFLGSGATGYSKPPGLLGPFGRVFPEHPWNVSPYLTGPFPKLPPPLYPPFYPNPLASSLGHLPSAGAGGSPTAAPLLAATAEGLGPERPSGLAAAPRLALPRAGGPEAALAGKEDSDSELEITDVSGCSSDSEGDEGLPVPPKAKAGKEGVGS, encoded by the exons GGTTTGCCTTCCCGGATTGGGCCTACAAGCCAGAGTCGTCCCCCGGCTCGAGGCAGATCCAGCTGTGGCACTTTATCCTGGAGCTGCTGCAGAAGGAGGAGTACCAGGGTGTCATCGCCTGGCAGGGGGACTACGGGGAATTCGTCATCAAGGACCCCGACGAGGTGGCTCGGCTCTGGGGCATCCGCAAGTGCAAGCCCCACATGAATTATGACAAGCTGAGCCGGGCCCTGcg CTACTACTACAACAAGCGGATTCTCCACAAGACCAAAGGGAAGAGGTTCACCTACAAGTTCAACTTCAGCAAAGTCGTGCTTGTCAACTACCCACTGTTGGACGTGGCAGCAACCACCACGGGCTCTCCACTCTTGCTGACCCCTGGTCCCTTTGGGGGAGCCCCTGGGCCAGAtgctcctcccctcacccccgaG aCCCTGCAGACCCTGTTCTCTGCCCCACGCCTGGGAGAGCCGGGGGCCCGGGCGCCCTTGTTCACCCCCGAGACAGACAAACTGCGTCTGGACAGCCCTTTCCAGTTCCTGGGCTCTG GTGCCACCGGCTATTCCAAGCCCCCCGGCCTGCTGGGTCCCTTCGGCCGCGTCTTCCCGGAGCACCCCTGGAACGTCAGCCCGTACCTCACCGGCCCCTTCCCCAAGCTGCCCCCGCCTCTCTACCCCCCATTCTACCCCAACCCTCTGGCCAGTTCCCTGGGCCACCTGCCCTCAGCAGGGGCAGGGGGAAGCCCCACCGCTGCGCCCCTGCTGGCTGCCACCGCGGAGGGCCTGGGCCCCGAGCGCCCCTCCGGCCTGGCAGCAGCCCCTCGCCTGGCACTGCCGAGGGCTGGGGGCCCAGAGGCTGCGCTGGCGGGGAAGGAGGACAGCGACTCGGAGCTGGAGATTACCGACGTCAGCGGCTGCAGCTCTGACAGCGAGGGCGATGAGGGCCTCCCCGTGCCCCCCAAGGCCAAGGCGGGCAAAGAGGGTGTCGGCAGCTGA